The Verrucomicrobiales bacterium genome has a segment encoding these proteins:
- a CDS encoding putative transporter — protein MFHLLDEQPIAKALVVIALVAAGGLALGSLRLGGIRLGVAGVLFVGILASRLGLSISPELLPFIRDFGLILFVYTIGMQVGPGFFTSLRRQGLPLNFLAALVVLLGALVTISISWLLNIDLAAAVGIFTGATTNTPALGAAQEALRSLPDVEASRQGLPAMGYAVAYPFGILGIILAMVGLRWALRIDLPSESAALSKEQASKTETLERRNLIVTNPNLNGLKLHQIPGKSQLEIVISRIRYVGEVEVSSADSNTVIHVGDVVLAVGTRTALDDFSLIVGRETSEDLKKGVGAVTDQRFVVTNKQILGKTLRELGFTERFGVTITRVTRAGIEMTAVPNLRLQFGDMLRIVGPQEDMSKAAVLLGNSLKDLSYTDLIPVFLGILLGVLAGLYPISLPGVPTPVRLGLAGGPLIVAILLSRIGRIGPLVWHMPANANVLLREFGIALFLACAGLKAGEHFFHVLLSGEGLVWLATGACITLIPLLVVSLLARRVMKLNFVSLCGLLAGSMTDPPALAFANAVNKSDAPSVAYATVYPFTMLLRILVAQLIVLFFCR, from the coding sequence GTGTTCCATTTGTTAGATGAGCAACCGATCGCGAAAGCGCTGGTGGTGATCGCCTTGGTGGCCGCAGGTGGCCTGGCACTGGGCAGTTTGCGATTGGGGGGGATTCGCCTGGGAGTCGCTGGCGTGTTGTTTGTAGGCATCCTGGCCAGTCGACTAGGACTCTCGATTTCGCCGGAATTGCTGCCCTTCATTCGCGACTTCGGGCTCATCCTGTTCGTTTATACCATTGGGATGCAGGTAGGTCCTGGCTTCTTCACCTCGCTGCGACGGCAAGGACTCCCGTTGAATTTTCTTGCGGCGCTGGTCGTGTTGCTGGGTGCGCTGGTCACGATAAGCATCTCCTGGCTGCTGAACATCGATCTAGCAGCGGCCGTGGGAATTTTCACCGGGGCTACCACAAATACTCCGGCCTTGGGAGCGGCGCAGGAGGCACTACGCAGTCTGCCCGATGTTGAGGCCTCGCGCCAGGGCCTGCCGGCCATGGGTTACGCGGTGGCTTACCCTTTCGGCATCCTGGGCATCATCCTCGCCATGGTGGGGCTCCGCTGGGCGTTGAGGATCGATCTGCCGAGCGAAAGTGCCGCACTCAGCAAGGAACAAGCCTCCAAGACCGAGACCTTGGAGCGACGCAACCTAATCGTCACGAACCCCAACCTGAACGGGCTCAAACTCCATCAGATTCCGGGCAAATCCCAGCTTGAGATCGTCATCTCCCGCATCCGCTATGTTGGTGAGGTCGAAGTCTCCTCCGCCGACAGCAATACCGTCATCCATGTGGGAGACGTAGTTCTGGCCGTTGGTACCCGGACGGCCCTGGATGACTTCAGCCTGATCGTCGGGCGGGAGACGAGCGAGGACCTCAAGAAAGGAGTAGGTGCCGTCACCGACCAAAGGTTTGTCGTCACCAACAAACAGATTTTGGGCAAAACCTTGCGCGAGCTGGGCTTTACGGAACGATTCGGCGTCACTATCACCCGTGTCACCAGAGCTGGCATCGAAATGACCGCGGTCCCCAACCTGCGATTGCAGTTCGGGGATATGCTTAGAATCGTTGGGCCTCAGGAGGATATGTCCAAAGCCGCAGTCCTGCTGGGCAATTCGCTCAAAGACCTCAGCTACACGGACCTGATTCCCGTTTTCCTGGGCATCCTACTAGGCGTGCTAGCCGGTCTCTATCCCATCTCCCTCCCGGGTGTCCCCACCCCGGTGCGCTTGGGTTTGGCTGGAGGACCGCTGATCGTCGCCATCCTCCTGAGCCGGATTGGCCGCATTGGACCTCTGGTTTGGCACATGCCAGCCAACGCCAACGTGCTGCTGCGGGAGTTCGGCATCGCCCTGTTTCTGGCCTGCGCGGGCTTGAAAGCGGGAGAGCACTTTTTCCACGTGCTACTGAGCGGGGAGGGCCTCGTTTGGCTGGCAACCGGAGCTTGCATCACACTCATTCCACTCCTGGTGGTGTCTCTGCTGGCGCGTCGAGTGATGAAGCTCAACTTTGTGTCCCTCTGTGGGTTGCTGGCGGGGAGCATGACCGATCCACCTGCGTTGGCCTTCGCTAACGCTGTCAACAAATCTGATGCTCCGTCGGTAGCCTACGCCACGGTTTACCCCTTCACGATGCTGTTGCGTATCCTGGTCGCGCAACTGATCGTCCTTTTCTTCTGTCGCTAG
- a CDS encoding DUF1501 domain-containing protein, giving the protein MSINRRRFLRSAAGCVGSAGLGCWPGLMQAAVQGEARILAPRATHFPAPAKNLLFVFLTGGFSHVDTFDPKPRLQAMNGEAIPAFGLRPDEAKKQPLLASPFAFRQCGQSGLWLSDLFPNLRTVADDLCVIRSLHTDIVEHFQATLAMHTGSATIPLPSIGAWLSHALGTTNPNLPSYLVLAEHLPYAGAQVWDSQFLPPHHQGVRVVPGEDPIPNLKPIPRPGTLAELERRMLDDVNAAHAARRPGDLSVKARIQSFATGRGMMLEAPQVFDLAAERPETLEAYGVKAGDRTSFAWQCLMARRLVERGVRVVELIDTGSHDNWDSHGDMQAHRPKALRVDRALTALLTDLKQRGLFEQTLVVICTEFGRTPWTDSSNGKGRNHFAKAFSCLLAGAGVKGGMAHGETDEFGASIVKDPVHVHDYHATILHLMGLEHTRLTYRYGGRDFRLTDVSGEVIQAVLRSAG; this is encoded by the coding sequence ATGTCGATTAACCGTCGTCGATTTTTGAGGTCTGCCGCAGGCTGCGTTGGTTCCGCCGGTCTTGGCTGCTGGCCTGGGCTCATGCAGGCGGCGGTGCAAGGGGAAGCACGAATCCTGGCCCCACGCGCCACTCATTTTCCTGCGCCTGCCAAGAATCTGCTGTTCGTCTTTCTGACCGGCGGGTTCTCACACGTGGACACGTTTGATCCCAAACCCCGCCTCCAAGCGATGAACGGAGAGGCGATCCCTGCTTTTGGGCTGCGACCCGACGAAGCGAAGAAACAGCCGTTGCTGGCCTCGCCCTTTGCGTTCCGACAGTGCGGACAATCGGGTCTTTGGCTCAGTGATCTGTTCCCCAACTTGCGTACGGTTGCTGATGATCTTTGTGTGATCCGGAGTTTGCACACTGATATCGTCGAACACTTTCAGGCGACTCTGGCCATGCACACGGGGTCCGCGACGATTCCGCTGCCGAGCATCGGCGCGTGGTTGAGCCATGCCCTGGGCACAACAAACCCGAACCTGCCCTCTTATCTCGTCCTGGCTGAGCATTTGCCCTATGCTGGAGCCCAGGTCTGGGATTCCCAATTTCTGCCACCTCACCACCAGGGAGTGCGAGTGGTTCCGGGTGAGGACCCGATTCCGAACCTCAAGCCGATCCCACGCCCTGGCACTTTGGCCGAGCTGGAGCGGCGGATGTTGGACGATGTGAATGCGGCCCATGCCGCTCGACGTCCTGGCGACCTGAGTGTGAAGGCTCGAATTCAGAGCTTCGCGACGGGGCGTGGCATGATGCTGGAAGCACCCCAGGTGTTCGATTTGGCTGCGGAGCGGCCAGAGACGCTGGAGGCCTATGGAGTGAAGGCGGGAGATCGCACATCGTTTGCCTGGCAATGCCTGATGGCGCGTCGTTTGGTCGAGCGCGGGGTGCGTGTGGTCGAGCTTATTGATACCGGGTCGCACGATAACTGGGACTCGCATGGCGATATGCAGGCGCACCGACCCAAGGCGCTCCGGGTGGATCGGGCCTTGACGGCGCTGCTCACGGATCTGAAGCAGCGAGGTTTGTTCGAGCAAACCTTGGTCGTGATTTGCACTGAGTTTGGTCGGACGCCTTGGACGGACAGCAGCAACGGCAAGGGGCGAAACCATTTTGCCAAGGCGTTTAGCTGCCTCCTGGCTGGGGCGGGAGTAAAAGGTGGAATGGCGCATGGTGAGACGGACGAGTTTGGTGCTTCGATCGTGAAGGATCCGGTTCATGTTCACGACTATCATGCCACGATTCTGCATCTAATGGGGCTGGAGCACACCCGATTGACCTATCGCTATGGCGGTCGAGACTTTCGGCTGACAGATGTTTCGGGCGAAGTGATCCAGGCGGTCCTGCGATCAGCCGGTTAG
- a CDS encoding DUF1553 domain-containing protein, with translation MHRRIPSPHGVASLARGALESWRWQASILRVVCFFLLATRVMAGDVIPTNSTSWWSFQPVRTPQIPSPQNQRWCRTPIDSFILNRLEAVHLKPAPTADKFTLLRRATFDLVGLPPTSAEVRAFLTDTSPAAFSNLVERLLASPRYGERWGRHWLDVARYADTAGDNADYPVPEASRYRDYVIDSFNQDKPYDQFVQEQLAGDVLAKDGPADRYAERIVATGFLALSRRYATAPFELMHLTIEDAIDTTSRTFLGLSMRCARCHDHKFDPLTKQDYYGMYGLFASTRFPYAGSEEFQSKNLPRMGFVPLLPPGSAARPLELNRVRLETLRAELARLEKEIAAGNTNAQSRDHLEVELKVLRTELKRRERSGALPNLPVAYAVVDDKPVDQFIHEKGEPSQPGPIVPRCLPAVFGQGASLHIAPGTSGRREFADWVTQAGNPLTARVMVNRLWHHHFGKGLVSTPSNLGMRSEPPSHPELLDYLAFSFVQHGWSIKAMHRLILNSAVWQQASAESESSVAKDPGNVWYSRFDRRRLDAEALRDSILAVSGLLDTNRPGPHPFPPIEEWHWTQHNPFKTVYESRHRSVYLMRQRLQRHPYLGLFDAPDANLSTDVRTASTVPLQALYFMNSPFIAEAAQAWAQQLPVGVDGEAARIESTIEQAWCRRPHSGEVKRMREFLRTCREAGRMAGLTADQAEREAWTSYVRVVLNSSEFVYVD, from the coding sequence ATGCATAGGCGCATTCCGAGTCCACACGGCGTTGCGTCCCTGGCGAGGGGAGCCTTGGAGTCTTGGAGGTGGCAGGCCTCCATTCTCCGAGTGGTGTGCTTCTTCCTGCTCGCAACGCGCGTGATGGCAGGGGACGTGATTCCAACCAATTCGACTTCGTGGTGGTCGTTTCAACCTGTCCGGACGCCGCAGATTCCTTCACCCCAAAACCAGCGATGGTGCCGCACACCTATCGACTCATTCATTCTTAACAGGCTGGAAGCTGTCCATCTCAAGCCGGCGCCAACGGCGGACAAGTTCACTTTGCTCAGGCGAGCCACCTTCGACCTCGTGGGCCTCCCACCGACCTCCGCCGAGGTGCGGGCTTTTCTGACTGACACCTCTCCAGCCGCGTTTAGTAACCTCGTCGAGCGTTTACTCGCCTCGCCGCGCTATGGCGAGCGGTGGGGACGTCACTGGCTGGATGTTGCCCGTTACGCGGACACCGCGGGAGACAATGCCGACTATCCGGTGCCGGAGGCCTCCCGTTACCGCGATTATGTCATCGATTCATTCAATCAGGACAAGCCCTACGATCAGTTCGTCCAGGAGCAGCTGGCGGGGGATGTGTTGGCGAAGGATGGGCCCGCCGACCGCTACGCAGAACGCATTGTTGCTACCGGTTTCCTGGCGTTATCGCGTCGATACGCTACCGCGCCGTTCGAGCTGATGCACCTGACGATCGAGGATGCGATTGACACAACGTCCCGCACTTTTTTGGGGCTCTCGATGCGTTGCGCTCGCTGCCACGATCACAAGTTCGATCCTCTAACCAAGCAGGACTACTATGGCATGTACGGGCTTTTTGCCAGCACCCGATTCCCCTATGCCGGTTCCGAGGAATTTCAATCGAAGAATTTGCCGAGGATGGGGTTTGTTCCTTTGTTGCCACCCGGGAGTGCCGCGCGTCCGCTGGAGCTCAACCGTGTTCGATTGGAGACCTTGAGAGCGGAGCTGGCTCGTCTGGAGAAGGAGATCGCGGCGGGCAACACCAATGCGCAAAGTCGAGACCATCTGGAAGTTGAGCTGAAGGTGTTGCGTACCGAGCTCAAACGTCGCGAGCGATCGGGCGCGTTGCCTAATCTGCCGGTGGCTTACGCAGTGGTCGACGACAAGCCTGTTGACCAGTTCATTCATGAGAAGGGGGAGCCATCACAGCCGGGGCCGATAGTGCCGCGCTGCCTTCCGGCGGTTTTCGGCCAAGGAGCGTCTTTGCATATCGCGCCCGGGACCAGTGGCCGCCGCGAGTTTGCCGACTGGGTTACGCAGGCTGGGAACCCGCTCACGGCGCGGGTGATGGTCAATCGGCTGTGGCATCATCATTTCGGGAAAGGGCTGGTGAGCACCCCCTCAAACTTGGGCATGCGCAGCGAGCCACCGTCGCATCCGGAGCTGCTCGACTACTTGGCCTTTTCGTTCGTTCAACACGGATGGTCGATCAAGGCCATGCATCGGTTGATCCTAAACTCTGCCGTATGGCAACAAGCGAGCGCCGAATCGGAGTCTTCCGTCGCCAAGGATCCAGGGAATGTGTGGTACAGCAGATTTGACCGGCGTCGGCTGGATGCGGAGGCCTTGCGCGATTCGATTCTCGCTGTCTCAGGACTCTTGGATACGAATCGGCCCGGACCGCATCCATTTCCGCCGATCGAGGAGTGGCATTGGACGCAGCACAATCCTTTCAAAACGGTGTATGAGTCCCGTCACCGAAGCGTCTACCTGATGCGGCAACGACTGCAGAGGCATCCTTATCTGGGACTGTTCGATGCTCCGGATGCCAATCTATCCACCGATGTGCGAACTGCCTCGACGGTGCCGCTCCAGGCGCTGTACTTCATGAACAGCCCCTTCATCGCGGAGGCGGCCCAAGCCTGGGCGCAGCAACTGCCGGTCGGGGTGGATGGCGAGGCGGCGCGGATCGAGTCCACCATTGAACAAGCTTGGTGTCGGCGCCCGCATTCGGGCGAGGTCAAGAGAATGCGAGAGTTTTTGAGAACTTGCCGGGAAGCCGGGCGGATGGCCGGGTTGACGGCGGACCAGGCGGAGAGGGAAGCCTGGACGAGTTACGTCCGCGTTGTGTTGAACTCCAGCGAATTCGTCTATGTCGATTAA
- a CDS encoding DUF1553 domain-containing protein — MKLSGVWALAWILASLQAGGVTNSWWAIQPLKAPKPPVIPGNPKTAHPIDAFIQAQCLQRGLTPSPEADARTLIRRLSFDLIGLPPAPEAAENFVNSGSTQAYETLIEKLLNSPRYGERWARHWMDTAHFAETHGHDQDRIRAHAWPYRDYLIQAFNTDTPYPRFVQEQVAGDVLFPERPDLIPALGFLAAGPWDESSLRDIREDTLDRQIARYLDRDDVVTTVMQTFTSTTVQCARCHDHKFDPISQEDYYSLQATFAGVDRASRPYDPDPAIARRRNQIKGDLARVEKRDRELLFSSKTENSLAQWESTRNQTPVKWQIVESEVFLSAAGATLRRQKDGSLLASGQHGPTDIYTITARAQVSRVSAVRLEVLADDSLPRRGPGREPNGNLHLSEFQLWAFDAASPTGRIVSLKNPSADYNQPDWTIAHALDGNDKSAWGIYPRVGEAHQAVFTLITPLEIRPDTKLVFVLKQLHGGHCIGRLRLSVTDASSLESLILLPEELQTALAAPRSDRTESQKVLLAAWHLKAALDRDLASLPPPSFVYAAASDFPPDGSHKPAGAPRPVQILHRGEITRPGQLANPGSLSCIDSLSGRFADLPPQDEGARRAALARWLTDRNNPLVWRSIVNRVWHYHFGRGLVETLNDFGSMGSQPTHPELLDWLAVWFRDEAKGSLKQLHRLLVTSHTYKQASAVRTASGAQALDTENRYLSRMHRRRLDAEQVRDALLQISGQLDLRMGGPSDQQFDLQPGIHVTPRIDYSKFDLDQAAGRRRGVYRFLFRTLPDPFMDALDCPAGDQLTPVRMEGVTVQQALALWNNAFAARQAEHLGSRLGREHQGLAAQIAAAFELALNRGPRSEEQAEAAEYAKRHGLNNFVRVLINSNEFMFLD, encoded by the coding sequence ATGAAACTCTCCGGCGTTTGGGCTCTAGCCTGGATTCTTGCCTCGCTGCAGGCCGGAGGAGTCACAAACTCCTGGTGGGCGATCCAGCCGCTGAAGGCTCCCAAGCCTCCCGTGATCCCAGGAAACCCAAAGACGGCGCATCCCATCGATGCCTTCATTCAGGCTCAGTGCCTTCAACGCGGACTTACTCCGTCACCCGAAGCTGACGCACGCACCCTGATCCGACGATTGAGCTTTGATCTCATCGGCCTTCCCCCCGCACCGGAAGCGGCCGAAAACTTCGTAAACAGTGGTTCCACCCAAGCCTACGAGACGCTCATCGAGAAACTCTTGAACAGCCCCCGCTACGGAGAACGCTGGGCTCGCCATTGGATGGATACCGCCCATTTTGCCGAGACGCACGGCCACGACCAGGATCGCATCCGAGCGCACGCCTGGCCCTATCGCGATTATCTCATCCAAGCGTTCAACACCGACACTCCTTACCCGCGCTTCGTGCAGGAGCAGGTCGCGGGGGACGTGCTGTTCCCCGAAAGGCCCGATTTGATTCCCGCCCTGGGGTTTCTAGCGGCCGGCCCTTGGGATGAGAGCTCCCTGCGCGACATTCGAGAAGACACCTTGGATCGTCAGATCGCCCGGTATTTGGATCGAGACGACGTCGTGACCACCGTCATGCAAACCTTCACCAGCACCACGGTGCAATGCGCCCGCTGCCACGATCACAAGTTCGACCCCATCAGCCAGGAAGACTATTATTCCTTGCAAGCCACCTTCGCGGGAGTCGACCGCGCCAGCCGTCCCTACGATCCAGATCCAGCCATCGCTCGAAGGCGCAACCAAATCAAAGGCGATCTGGCAAGGGTGGAGAAGCGAGATCGTGAACTCTTGTTTTCTTCGAAGACCGAAAACTCGCTTGCGCAGTGGGAATCGACTCGAAACCAAACCCCGGTGAAATGGCAAATCGTCGAATCTGAGGTATTCCTGTCCGCCGCAGGTGCCACACTGCGGCGTCAGAAGGATGGATCCTTACTCGCCAGCGGGCAGCATGGTCCGACGGATATTTACACCATCACGGCTCGCGCCCAGGTTTCGCGCGTTTCTGCGGTCCGACTGGAGGTCCTCGCCGACGACAGCCTGCCCCGCCGCGGGCCAGGACGTGAACCCAACGGAAACCTGCATCTCTCCGAATTTCAGCTGTGGGCGTTTGATGCCGCGAGCCCGACCGGAAGAATCGTGAGTCTTAAGAACCCCAGCGCTGACTATAACCAACCCGATTGGACCATCGCGCACGCCCTGGACGGCAACGACAAATCCGCCTGGGGGATCTACCCTCGAGTCGGCGAGGCTCATCAAGCCGTGTTCACCTTGATTACCCCTCTGGAAATCCGACCGGATACAAAGCTGGTCTTCGTGCTCAAGCAGCTCCATGGAGGCCACTGCATCGGCCGACTTCGCCTTTCGGTGACCGACGCCTCCTCGCTCGAAAGTCTGATCCTTCTGCCCGAAGAACTTCAAACCGCTCTGGCCGCCCCTCGTTCGGATAGAACCGAAAGCCAGAAAGTCCTCCTGGCGGCATGGCACCTAAAGGCCGCGCTTGATCGGGATCTGGCCTCCCTGCCTCCACCATCCTTCGTCTATGCGGCAGCCAGCGATTTTCCGCCGGATGGCTCGCACAAGCCAGCGGGGGCTCCCCGTCCTGTTCAGATTCTACATCGAGGTGAGATTACCAGGCCCGGGCAGTTGGCCAACCCCGGAAGTCTAAGCTGCATCGACTCGCTATCGGGGCGATTTGCCGATCTACCCCCTCAGGACGAGGGTGCCCGGCGAGCCGCCCTGGCCCGATGGCTGACCGACCGCAACAACCCTTTGGTCTGGAGGTCTATCGTCAACCGAGTCTGGCACTATCATTTCGGTCGAGGCCTGGTGGAAACCCTCAACGATTTCGGATCCATGGGAAGCCAACCGACCCACCCGGAGCTGCTCGATTGGCTGGCTGTTTGGTTTCGAGACGAAGCGAAAGGATCCCTGAAGCAGCTGCATCGTCTTCTGGTCACCAGCCACACTTACAAACAAGCCTCGGCTGTGCGGACAGCATCCGGGGCCCAAGCACTCGACACCGAAAACCGCTATCTGTCCCGAATGCATCGCCGACGGCTGGATGCAGAGCAAGTGCGCGATGCGCTCCTCCAAATCTCGGGCCAGCTGGATTTGCGAATGGGCGGCCCCAGCGACCAACAGTTCGATCTTCAACCCGGCATCCATGTGACACCCCGGATCGACTACAGCAAATTCGATCTCGATCAAGCGGCAGGTCGTCGAAGGGGTGTCTATCGCTTTCTCTTCCGAACCCTACCCGATCCCTTCATGGATGCGCTGGACTGTCCGGCCGGAGATCAGCTCACCCCCGTGAGGATGGAGGGTGTGACCGTGCAGCAAGCACTCGCGCTTTGGAACAACGCGTTCGCCGCCCGTCAAGCCGAGCATCTCGGTTCGCGTCTAGGTCGCGAGCATCAAGGCTTGGCGGCACAAATCGCAGCCGCCTTCGAACTCGCCCTCAACCGCGGTCCCCGGTCGGAAGAGCAGGCAGAGGCCGCGGAGTATGCCAAGCGCCATGGCCTTAACAACTTCGTGAGGGTTTTGATTAACAGCAACGAGTTCATGTTCCTCGATTAA
- a CDS encoding DUF1501 domain-containing protein codes for MHPHSSPVQRSLGTAARQATRRAFLERLAGGFGGVALAQVLAADQSLAAPTSERAALLPDNPLPHHLSKARRVIQLFMNGGASQMDLFDYKPALFQRAGESFNPGAGVRVEAPTSEPGKILKPPFEFRRHGQSGRWVSSLLPHLSTCVDDIAFLMSMVSKTNVHGPGSYLLNTGFLLPGFPCFGSWVSYALGRIADNLPTFVVLPDSRGLPYNQKGNFSSGFLPVQHQGTIIQAQAAAPMTDLSPPSSATYITPEASRDGLALLNRWNRSHWEDHGRDGRLDARIRAYELAAKMQLSAPEAFDVTRESEVTRKLYGLDEKVTEDFGKRCLIARRLIERGVRFVQVWSGAGGPTGNWDNHSSIVKELPPMCAATDRPAAALLRDLESRGLLEDTLVLWNTEFGRMPFSQSGDGRDHNGGTFVGWMAGAGVRGGTSVGESDEWSWKAANAAVTNYDFHATALHLLGIDHEKLTFRANGANRRLTDVHGQVIREVLA; via the coding sequence ATGCATCCCCACTCCTCGCCAGTTCAAAGGTCCCTCGGCACTGCCGCCCGCCAGGCAACCCGACGTGCCTTCCTGGAAAGGCTCGCGGGAGGCTTTGGTGGAGTTGCACTCGCCCAGGTGCTGGCAGCGGATCAATCCCTAGCGGCTCCGACATCGGAGCGTGCGGCCTTGCTGCCAGACAACCCCCTGCCTCACCATCTGTCCAAGGCGCGCCGCGTCATTCAACTCTTCATGAACGGCGGAGCGAGTCAGATGGATCTGTTCGATTACAAACCTGCCCTCTTCCAACGAGCGGGGGAGTCTTTCAACCCCGGCGCTGGGGTCAGGGTCGAAGCTCCCACCAGTGAGCCGGGCAAGATACTCAAGCCGCCTTTCGAATTCCGTCGACACGGTCAGAGCGGGAGATGGGTTAGCAGCCTCCTGCCTCACCTGAGCACATGCGTCGATGACATCGCGTTTCTGATGTCCATGGTCTCCAAGACCAATGTCCATGGCCCGGGAAGCTATCTGCTTAACACCGGGTTTCTCTTGCCTGGGTTCCCTTGCTTCGGTTCCTGGGTCAGCTACGCGCTCGGGCGGATCGCCGACAACCTGCCGACGTTCGTGGTCCTACCCGATTCGCGCGGCCTGCCCTACAATCAAAAGGGCAATTTCTCGAGCGGCTTTCTGCCCGTTCAACACCAGGGGACAATCATCCAAGCACAGGCAGCCGCCCCCATGACCGACTTAAGCCCGCCAAGCAGCGCAACCTACATCACTCCCGAGGCCAGCCGGGATGGCCTGGCGCTCCTCAACCGATGGAATCGATCGCATTGGGAGGACCATGGTCGGGATGGCCGTCTGGACGCGCGAATTAGGGCCTACGAGTTGGCTGCCAAAATGCAACTGAGCGCACCCGAGGCCTTCGATGTCACTCGGGAAAGTGAAGTCACCCGCAAGCTCTATGGCCTGGATGAGAAGGTCACCGAGGATTTTGGCAAGCGCTGCCTCATCGCCAGGCGTTTGATCGAGCGAGGCGTGCGATTCGTGCAGGTCTGGAGTGGCGCTGGTGGGCCCACCGGCAACTGGGACAACCATTCCAGCATCGTCAAGGAGTTGCCGCCGATGTGCGCGGCCACCGACCGCCCAGCCGCCGCGCTACTCCGGGATCTGGAGTCCCGAGGACTTCTGGAAGATACGCTCGTATTGTGGAACACCGAGTTTGGCCGAATGCCGTTTAGCCAAAGTGGCGATGGGCGTGATCACAACGGTGGAACCTTCGTAGGCTGGATGGCCGGAGCCGGGGTCCGAGGAGGAACATCTGTCGGCGAGAGCGACGAGTGGTCCTGGAAGGCCGCGAACGCCGCCGTCACGAACTACGATTTTCATGCGACGGCTCTGCATCTCCTCGGAATCGATCACGAAAAATTGACCTTCCGAGCGAACGGAGCGAACCGCCGGTTAACGGATGTGCATGGCCAGGTCATTCGCGAAGTGTTGGCGTGA
- a CDS encoding UDP-glucose/GDP-mannose dehydrogenase family protein, translating to MKVCIIGTGYVGLVTGTCFAEIGHEVVCVDKDVAKVKVLQAGGMPIYEPGLDELVRKNVTAGRLRFTASTQEGVEGGDVIFIAVPTPPHADGSVDLSFIEGVAREIASCMTSYKIVVDKSTVPVKTGDKVSETIKRYCKAKVEFDVVSNPEFLREGFAIEDFLKPDRIVIGVKSQRAVPAMREIYEPIKAPLIITDINSAELIKHAANSFLALKISYINAVSVICEASGANVLEVANGMGMDARIGRRFLDAGLGYGGSCFPKDISAFVKISEQLGYDFRLLKEVQTINSAQMDRFVKKIIETLWVAKDKTLGVLGLAFKQNTDDVRQSPAIELCHRLQAEGAALRVYDPQAMEKAKSVLKDVTYVKDMNEVAVGCDALVVATEWPEFKKLDLDRARRELTHPILFDGRNLFDPIEMERLGFIYKSIGR from the coding sequence ATGAAGGTCTGTATTATTGGGACAGGTTATGTCGGGTTGGTGACCGGTACCTGTTTCGCGGAAATTGGTCATGAGGTTGTTTGCGTCGACAAGGATGTGGCGAAGGTCAAAGTGCTTCAGGCGGGCGGAATGCCCATCTATGAACCAGGACTGGATGAGTTGGTGCGCAAGAACGTAACCGCCGGCCGCCTGCGCTTTACTGCGTCAACCCAGGAAGGAGTGGAAGGCGGGGACGTCATCTTCATCGCGGTTCCTACCCCCCCGCACGCGGATGGATCGGTCGATCTGAGTTTCATCGAAGGGGTGGCGCGCGAGATCGCCAGTTGCATGACCTCCTACAAAATCGTGGTCGATAAGAGCACGGTTCCGGTCAAGACGGGCGACAAGGTTTCCGAGACCATCAAGCGTTACTGCAAAGCCAAGGTGGAGTTTGATGTCGTCAGTAATCCGGAGTTCCTTCGAGAAGGCTTTGCTATCGAGGATTTCCTCAAGCCGGATCGGATTGTGATCGGTGTAAAATCCCAGCGGGCGGTTCCGGCGATGCGCGAAATCTATGAGCCGATCAAGGCGCCGCTCATCATCACGGACATCAACTCTGCCGAGCTTATCAAGCACGCGGCCAATTCGTTTTTGGCCCTGAAGATTTCCTATATCAACGCGGTGTCGGTGATTTGTGAGGCTTCCGGTGCCAACGTTCTCGAGGTGGCCAACGGTATGGGAATGGATGCCCGGATCGGGCGCCGCTTCCTCGACGCGGGTCTCGGATATGGCGGTAGCTGCTTCCCCAAGGACATCAGCGCCTTTGTGAAGATCTCTGAGCAGCTCGGCTATGATTTTCGATTGCTCAAGGAGGTCCAGACCATCAATAGCGCACAGATGGATCGGTTCGTTAAGAAAATCATCGAAACGTTGTGGGTGGCCAAGGACAAAACACTCGGTGTCCTGGGGCTTGCCTTCAAGCAAAACACCGACGACGTTCGACAGTCGCCCGCGATCGAACTCTGTCACCGGCTACAGGCGGAAGGCGCCGCTCTTCGTGTTTACGACCCGCAGGCGATGGAGAAGGCTAAAAGTGTTCTTAAGGACGTGACTTACGTCAAGGACATGAACGAGGTGGCGGTTGGATGTGATGCGTTGGTCGTCGCTACGGAATGGCCGGAGTTTAAGAAACTCGACCTCGACAGGGCGCGTCGCGAGCTGACGCATCCGATCCTGTTTGATGGCCGAAATCTCTTCGATCCCATTGAGATGGAGAGGCTCGGCTTTATTTACAAATCGATCGGCCGCTAG